One region of Microbacterium sp. M28 genomic DNA includes:
- a CDS encoding alpha-N-arabinofuranosidase translates to MTQARISVDREAVVAPLNRRIFGSFVEHLGRCVYDGIYEPGHPTANEDGFRMDVVDLVRELGSTTIRYPGGNFVSGFRWEDSVGPRDQRPVRRDLAWHSIETNQVGVDEFSRWLKLTGSELMMAVNLGTRGIEAALDLLEYCNHPSGTALSDQRIANGTVEPHDIKMWCLGNEMDGPWQTGYMTAEDYGKIAARTAQAMKTADRSLELVVCGSSSSSMPTFGDWERTVLEHAYEHVDYISCHAYYQERGGDLGSYLASSLDMQYFIETVVATADHVGNKLKSKKKIKLSFDEWNIWYLDEHQASDEVNDEWRIAPRQLEDVYSVADAVVLGNLMITLLKNHDRVASASLAQLVNVIAPIMTEPGGDAWRQTTFFPFSVTSRLAKGEILKPRIDAGTYETKVYGDAPLVDSVVTTDGTSSAVFLVNRSQTEAITVTVDVAELGATSIAEAVTVWDDDVYAKNTLADQNRVGLKQLEGAVLVDGVLTVTLPPVSWSAIALS, encoded by the coding sequence GTGACTCAGGCACGCATCTCCGTCGACCGTGAAGCGGTCGTCGCTCCGCTCAACCGTCGGATCTTCGGCTCGTTCGTCGAGCACCTCGGCCGCTGCGTCTACGACGGCATCTACGAACCCGGCCACCCGACCGCCAACGAGGACGGCTTCCGTATGGACGTCGTCGACCTCGTGCGCGAACTGGGCTCCACGACGATCCGCTACCCCGGCGGCAACTTCGTCTCCGGTTTCCGCTGGGAGGACTCGGTCGGGCCGCGCGACCAGCGCCCGGTGCGTCGTGACCTCGCCTGGCACTCCATCGAGACCAACCAGGTCGGCGTCGACGAGTTCTCGCGCTGGCTCAAGCTCACCGGCTCCGAGCTGATGATGGCCGTGAACCTCGGTACGCGCGGCATCGAGGCGGCCCTCGACCTGCTCGAGTACTGCAACCACCCCTCAGGCACGGCGCTCAGCGACCAGCGCATCGCCAACGGCACGGTCGAGCCGCACGACATCAAGATGTGGTGCCTCGGCAACGAGATGGACGGGCCGTGGCAGACCGGCTACATGACGGCCGAGGACTACGGCAAGATCGCGGCCCGTACTGCGCAGGCCATGAAGACCGCCGACCGTTCGCTCGAGCTCGTCGTGTGCGGCTCGTCGAGCTCCTCGATGCCGACGTTCGGTGATTGGGAGCGCACCGTGCTCGAGCACGCGTACGAGCACGTCGACTACATCTCCTGCCACGCGTACTACCAGGAGCGCGGCGGCGACCTCGGCTCCTACCTCGCCTCGTCGCTGGACATGCAGTACTTCATCGAGACCGTCGTCGCGACGGCCGATCACGTCGGCAACAAGCTGAAGTCGAAGAAGAAGATCAAGCTCTCCTTCGACGAGTGGAACATCTGGTACCTCGACGAGCACCAGGCATCCGACGAGGTCAACGACGAATGGCGCATCGCTCCCCGCCAGCTCGAGGACGTCTACTCCGTGGCGGATGCCGTGGTCCTCGGCAACCTCATGATCACGCTGCTGAAGAACCACGACCGGGTCGCCTCGGCATCCCTGGCGCAGCTCGTCAACGTGATCGCGCCGATCATGACGGAGCCGGGGGGAGACGCCTGGCGTCAGACCACGTTCTTCCCGTTCTCGGTGACGTCGCGTCTGGCGAAGGGCGAGATCCTCAAGCCGCGCATCGATGCCGGCACGTACGAGACCAAGGTCTACGGCGACGCTCCGCTGGTCGACTCGGTCGTCACGACCGATGGAACCTCCTCCGCCGTGTTCCTCGTGAACCGCAGCCAGACCGAGGCCATCACCGTCACGGTCGACGTCGCCGAGCTGGGGGCGACGAGCATCGCCGAGGCCGTGACCGTCTGGGATGACGACGTGTACGCCAAGAACACCCTGGCCGACCAGAACCGCGTCGGGCTGAAGCAGCTCGAGGGCGCCGTCCTGGTCGATGGCGTGCTCACCGTGACGCTGCCTCCCGTCTCGTGGTCGGCGATCGCCCTTTCGTGA
- a CDS encoding ABC transporter substrate-binding protein, which yields MKKRILTSAAALAVVGLSVGALAGCSPAGGEEGGDAAKITMLVLGNKPTNGRLEAMLEELNPKLKEKVNATLDFFYVEWADWQTQYNVQLLSGDDNIDLITTATDWLYAWENAEKGAFLPLTEDMLKENAPKTWAQVDAEGHWDLTKLNDEIMFIPEDNYTQYTNHGFFYRGDWATEAGFENGEITKFEDFTTYFRWIKENKPEVYPWDVVGTNEAALTGYWQGHTDLVTLQGVSAGIFMPFQLSASDPTTVTSVYMEGDELLEAAELAREWNEIGVWREDALNYDGDTREEFYAGLSGADQHHTQTYIGAIVDNMTKKQPGSDPKMFYWGQENDNVYKDILTHGAMAVSANSSNPEKALQVYDALRNDEELYKLLNFGIEGTDYVMTDDGMLGFPEGYDPSTDSLGSNFWAGRMDEFEPQRVTEAPNKDEIYASLDEVAKEYPYSTLIIDKSMIDPTLAAMGAVLSEYIPQLQYGKFDDPAAAIEEMRQKLTDAGYEDARDSLQADIDAWAEEQDFG from the coding sequence ATGAAGAAAAGGATCCTCACGTCCGCAGCGGCGCTCGCCGTCGTCGGGCTGAGCGTCGGCGCCCTGGCGGGCTGCTCGCCCGCCGGTGGTGAAGAAGGCGGCGACGCCGCGAAGATCACCATGCTCGTCCTGGGCAACAAGCCCACCAACGGCCGCCTCGAGGCGATGCTCGAGGAGCTCAACCCGAAGCTCAAGGAGAAGGTGAACGCGACCCTCGACTTCTTCTACGTCGAGTGGGCGGACTGGCAGACCCAGTACAACGTGCAGCTGCTGTCCGGCGATGACAACATCGACCTGATCACCACGGCCACTGACTGGCTGTACGCGTGGGAGAACGCCGAGAAGGGCGCCTTCCTGCCGCTGACCGAGGACATGCTCAAGGAGAACGCCCCCAAGACCTGGGCGCAGGTGGATGCCGAGGGCCACTGGGATCTCACCAAGCTGAACGACGAGATCATGTTCATCCCGGAGGACAACTACACCCAGTACACCAACCACGGGTTCTTCTACCGCGGAGACTGGGCCACCGAGGCCGGGTTCGAGAACGGCGAGATCACGAAGTTCGAGGACTTCACGACCTACTTCCGCTGGATCAAGGAGAACAAGCCGGAGGTCTACCCGTGGGACGTGGTCGGCACGAACGAGGCGGCGCTGACCGGGTACTGGCAGGGCCACACCGACCTGGTCACACTGCAGGGCGTGAGCGCCGGCATCTTCATGCCGTTCCAGCTCTCGGCATCCGACCCGACGACCGTGACGTCGGTCTACATGGAGGGTGACGAGCTGCTGGAGGCGGCGGAACTGGCACGCGAGTGGAACGAGATCGGGGTCTGGCGCGAGGACGCGCTGAACTACGACGGCGACACTCGTGAGGAGTTCTACGCCGGACTCAGCGGGGCCGACCAGCACCACACCCAGACGTACATCGGCGCGATCGTCGACAACATGACGAAGAAGCAGCCGGGGTCCGACCCGAAGATGTTCTACTGGGGCCAGGAGAACGACAACGTCTACAAGGACATCCTCACGCACGGTGCGATGGCGGTGAGCGCGAACTCCAGCAACCCGGAGAAGGCGCTGCAGGTCTACGACGCGCTGCGCAACGACGAGGAGCTGTACAAGCTGCTCAACTTCGGCATCGAGGGCACCGACTACGTCATGACCGATGACGGCATGCTCGGCTTCCCCGAGGGGTACGACCCGTCGACGGACTCGCTCGGCTCGAACTTCTGGGCCGGCCGCATGGACGAGTTCGAGCCGCAGCGGGTCACCGAGGCGCCGAACAAGGACGAGATCTACGCCTCGCTGGACGAGGTCGCGAAGGAGTACCCGTACTCGACGCTGATCATCGACAAGAGCATGATCGACCCGACGCTCGCCGCGATGGGAGCCGTGCTGTCGGAGTACATCCCGCAGCTGCAGTACGGCAAGTTCGATGATCCGGCGGCCGCGATCGAGGAGATGCGCCAGAAGCTGACGGACGCCGGCTACGAAGATGCCCGCGACTCGCTCCAGGCGGACATCGACGCCTGGGCCGAGGAGCAGGACTTCGGCTGA
- a CDS encoding YesL family protein, giving the protein MTALVHPRREGVVAGSDDVALGWTGRVMQWLRVITAIVLVNVLFLLGGVAGLILFGVMPAAVAAIAVLRRNDLLLGSAEEGLLRTFWSHYRAQFWRANRAGIPFWIVGILLAADLAVLPQLAGPVSAVLLVFTGAVLIAAITTFAATVTLLSRYDDGVPAILRYALVLPPTSPAMSIGVIVAVLAWTLIVSILPVLLPLAGAALPLAIVVRLIDARLDRIEDAD; this is encoded by the coding sequence ATGACCGCGCTCGTCCATCCACGCCGCGAGGGCGTCGTGGCCGGATCGGACGACGTGGCTCTCGGCTGGACCGGCCGCGTCATGCAGTGGCTGCGCGTCATCACCGCGATCGTGCTCGTCAATGTGCTGTTCCTGCTCGGTGGGGTCGCCGGCCTGATCCTCTTCGGCGTCATGCCGGCCGCTGTCGCGGCCATCGCCGTGCTGCGCCGCAACGACCTGCTCCTCGGCTCGGCGGAGGAGGGTCTGCTGCGCACCTTCTGGTCGCACTACCGTGCACAGTTCTGGCGGGCGAACCGGGCGGGGATCCCGTTCTGGATCGTCGGCATCCTGCTCGCAGCCGACCTGGCCGTCCTTCCGCAGCTCGCGGGACCTGTCTCGGCTGTGCTGCTGGTCTTCACCGGTGCCGTGCTGATCGCCGCGATCACGACGTTCGCAGCCACGGTCACGCTGCTGTCCCGGTACGACGACGGTGTCCCGGCCATCCTGCGCTATGCGCTGGTGCTCCCACCCACCTCGCCGGCGATGAGCATCGGCGTGATCGTCGCTGTCCTCGCGTGGACGTTGATCGTCTCGATCCTGCCCGTGCTGCTGCCCCTGGCAGGAGCCGCCCTCCCGCTCGCGATCGTCGTGCGTCTGATCGATGCTCGGCTGGATCGCATCGAGGATGCCGACTGA
- a CDS encoding arabinan endo-1,5-alpha-L-arabinosidase, producing MSSPILRLTGAAAVVITAVAALAGCAPAAAVAPDLSGDLFVHDPAYAVTDDGYFVYSTGDGRIADGNIQVRTSEEGADWEYAGEVWATKPAWLSDAVPGVDNLWAPELYEHDGTWYLYYSASTFGSSTSVIALATNTTLDPEDPAYEWVDRGEVIASAGTDYNAIDAGIVEDEDGEPWMAFGSFSSGLKIVPLEWPSGLRADDSEPVTIADRGLTENAIEAPYIVPHDGAFYLFASRGFCCKGTDSTYEIIVGRADAVTGPYRDADGGVLLEDGGTVVLTGEGDRIGPGGQSVWDDTLAFHFYDGAADGIPTLGLLPITWRDGWPEVPSEK from the coding sequence GTGAGCTCACCCATCCTGCGCCTGACCGGCGCCGCGGCCGTGGTCATCACCGCGGTCGCGGCGCTGGCCGGGTGCGCCCCCGCCGCGGCGGTCGCCCCCGACCTGTCCGGCGATCTCTTCGTCCACGACCCCGCGTACGCGGTCACGGATGACGGGTACTTCGTGTATTCGACCGGTGACGGGCGGATCGCGGACGGCAACATCCAGGTCCGCACCTCCGAAGAGGGTGCGGACTGGGAGTACGCCGGCGAGGTCTGGGCGACGAAGCCTGCCTGGCTGTCGGATGCCGTGCCCGGCGTCGACAACCTCTGGGCACCCGAGCTCTATGAGCACGACGGCACCTGGTACCTCTATTACTCGGCGTCCACGTTCGGCAGCAGCACCTCCGTGATCGCCCTCGCGACGAACACGACGCTCGATCCGGAGGACCCCGCCTACGAGTGGGTCGATCGCGGCGAGGTCATCGCATCGGCAGGCACCGACTACAACGCGATCGACGCCGGAATCGTCGAGGACGAGGACGGCGAGCCGTGGATGGCGTTCGGATCGTTCTCGTCGGGGCTGAAGATCGTGCCGCTGGAGTGGCCGAGCGGCCTTCGCGCCGATGACAGCGAGCCCGTGACCATCGCGGACCGTGGCCTCACCGAGAACGCGATCGAGGCGCCGTACATCGTCCCGCACGACGGAGCGTTCTACCTGTTCGCCTCGCGCGGCTTCTGCTGCAAGGGCACCGACAGCACGTACGAGATCATCGTCGGTCGTGCGGACGCCGTGACCGGTCCGTATCGGGATGCCGACGGCGGGGTGCTGCTCGAAGACGGCGGCACGGTCGTGCTGACGGGTGAGGGCGACCGGATCGGCCCGGGCGGGCAGTCGGTGTGGGACGACACCCTCGCCTTCCACTTCTACGACGGCGCTGCCGACGGTATCCCCACCCTCGGGCTGCTCCCGATCACGTGGCGGGATGGCTGGCCAGAGGTGCCTTCCGAGAAATAG
- a CDS encoding YesL family protein: MPGIFAADSALMRTLTRIADVMILNFLFIVTSLPIVTIGASLTALNATAMRIVAGTERSITRDYFTAFRRDFRQSTVIALILAAVAGAFTAWYFVVTQLVTDAVLQFLLLGGWFVLLFLAVTSVLFVFPYLATFDDSTRDVLRNARLIGLRHPLAALAVLAITVLVIVVSVFSPQVTGYGLFWLLIGFGGLAVVHAVVFTRVFARYAATAGAA; encoded by the coding sequence ATGCCAGGCATCTTCGCCGCCGACTCCGCGCTCATGCGCACGCTCACGCGCATTGCGGACGTCATGATTCTCAACTTCCTGTTCATCGTGACCTCGTTGCCGATCGTGACGATCGGCGCATCGCTCACGGCGCTGAACGCCACTGCGATGCGCATCGTGGCCGGCACGGAGCGATCGATCACGCGCGACTACTTCACGGCCTTCCGGCGGGATTTCCGCCAGTCGACCGTCATCGCGCTGATCCTCGCCGCGGTCGCCGGCGCCTTCACAGCCTGGTACTTCGTGGTCACGCAGCTGGTGACCGATGCGGTGCTCCAGTTCCTGCTGCTCGGAGGGTGGTTCGTTCTCCTCTTCCTCGCCGTGACCTCCGTCCTCTTCGTCTTCCCGTACCTCGCCACCTTCGACGACTCGACGAGGGACGTGCTCCGCAACGCCCGACTGATCGGGTTGCGCCATCCGCTCGCAGCCCTGGCGGTGCTCGCGATCACGGTGCTCGTGATCGTCGTGAGCGTGTTCTCGCCCCAGGTCACGGGGTACGGATTGTTCTGGCTCCTCATCGGCTTCGGAGGTCTTGCCGTGGTTCACGCGGTCGTGTTCACCCGGGTGTTCGCCCGCTACGCCGCCACGGCGGGCGCCGCGTGA
- a CDS encoding carbohydrate ABC transporter permease → MTTVLPEVSRRRGLPRNPIGKGNGNSVQAVGSRSRSYRMMNVIVTIVLAIGGIVMIAPLLWTFSTSLKTREAVFALPPQWIPDPVQWENYVRVWTAGPLASGIMNSVIVSVSVTVVGAVTSSLAAFAFAKMRLPFKNVVFLAMLSAIMIPFPTIMIPQFKMFGDAGLVDTLWPLILPGIFGNIVMIFFLKQYLSSIPDSIIEAAKLDGAGYLRIFFRLIFPVIRPAIAAQFILWFMAVWNDYLAPIIYLNSPEKQTLQLVIATFNATYASQTDYPLIMAASFIALIPVLVVFLIFQRQIIESVALSGSKG, encoded by the coding sequence ATGACCACCGTCCTCCCCGAGGTGTCGCGCCGTCGCGGCCTGCCTCGAAACCCGATCGGGAAGGGCAACGGCAACTCCGTGCAGGCGGTCGGAAGCCGCTCGCGCTCGTACCGCATGATGAACGTGATCGTCACGATCGTGCTCGCCATCGGCGGCATCGTGATGATCGCGCCGCTGCTGTGGACCTTCAGCACGTCGCTGAAGACCCGTGAGGCCGTCTTCGCCCTCCCGCCGCAGTGGATCCCCGACCCGGTGCAGTGGGAGAACTACGTCCGAGTGTGGACCGCCGGCCCCCTCGCGAGCGGCATCATGAACAGCGTCATCGTGTCGGTCAGCGTCACGGTGGTCGGCGCGGTGACGTCGTCACTCGCGGCCTTCGCGTTCGCGAAGATGCGTCTGCCGTTCAAGAACGTGGTGTTCCTCGCGATGCTCTCCGCGATCATGATCCCGTTCCCGACGATCATGATCCCGCAGTTCAAGATGTTCGGCGACGCCGGCCTGGTCGACACGCTGTGGCCGCTGATCCTGCCCGGCATCTTCGGCAACATCGTGATGATCTTCTTCCTGAAGCAGTACCTCAGCTCGATCCCCGACTCGATCATCGAGGCGGCCAAGCTCGACGGCGCCGGCTACCTGCGGATCTTCTTCAGGCTCATCTTCCCGGTGATCCGGCCCGCGATCGCCGCGCAGTTCATCCTCTGGTTCATGGCGGTCTGGAACGACTACCTCGCTCCGATCATCTACCTGAACTCGCCCGAGAAGCAGACCCTGCAGCTGGTGATCGCGACGTTCAACGCCACCTACGCCAGCCAGACGGACTACCCGCTGATCATGGCGGCATCGTTCATCGCGCTCATCCCCGTGCTCGTCGTCTTCCTGATCTTCCAGCGTCAGATCATCGAGTCGGTCGCGTTGAGCGGATCGAAGGGCTGA
- a CDS encoding ABC transporter permease: MALTQAPRRRKSLWGQIKSSRMLIFMCVPAIAFFLVFNYAPLPGIWIAFTDFNYRDGIFGSPFVGLKNFEFLIKSGMLWELTRNTILYNVAFIVLGNILQIAIAIMFNEVRLKFFKKITQGIMFLPYFISVVLIGVIAFNILNYDTGALNTLIEQTGGDPIKIYSMAGVWPLIIIVVHLWQSTGYGSIVYFAAIMGIDKGLFEAAEIDGASAWQRIRYVILPSLKPTFIILFLFSLGGIMSGNFGLFWNLVGNNAALFSTTDIIETSVYRMVMSQNNFTTSTAVGLYQSLFGFAIVMTANWIVRRMNKDYALF; encoded by the coding sequence ATGGCACTGACGCAAGCACCACGACGGCGCAAATCGCTGTGGGGGCAGATCAAGAGCAGCCGGATGCTGATCTTCATGTGCGTCCCGGCGATCGCGTTCTTCCTCGTGTTCAACTACGCCCCGCTGCCGGGGATCTGGATCGCGTTCACGGACTTCAATTACCGCGACGGCATCTTCGGAAGCCCGTTCGTCGGACTGAAGAACTTCGAGTTCCTGATCAAGTCCGGGATGCTGTGGGAACTCACCCGCAACACGATCCTCTACAACGTCGCTTTCATCGTGCTCGGGAACATCCTGCAGATCGCGATCGCGATCATGTTCAACGAGGTCCGGCTGAAGTTCTTCAAGAAGATCACGCAGGGCATCATGTTCCTGCCCTACTTCATCTCGGTCGTGCTGATCGGCGTGATCGCCTTCAACATCCTGAACTACGACACCGGGGCGCTGAACACGCTGATCGAGCAGACCGGCGGCGACCCGATCAAGATCTACAGCATGGCCGGCGTCTGGCCGCTCATCATCATCGTGGTCCACCTCTGGCAGAGCACCGGATACGGGTCGATCGTGTACTTCGCGGCGATCATGGGCATCGACAAGGGGCTGTTCGAAGCCGCCGAGATCGATGGCGCCTCCGCCTGGCAGCGCATCCGCTACGTCATCCTGCCCAGCCTCAAGCCGACGTTCATCATCCTGTTCCTGTTCTCGCTCGGCGGCATCATGAGCGGCAACTTCGGCCTGTTCTGGAACCTCGTCGGAAACAACGCGGCGCTGTTCTCGACCACCGACATCATCGAGACCTCGGTGTACCGGATGGTCATGTCGCAGAACAACTTCACGACCTCCACGGCGGTGGGGCTGTACCAATCCCTCTTCGGCTTCGCCATCGTCATGACGGCGAACTGGATCGTTCGAAGGATGAACAAGGACTATGCCCTCTTCTGA
- a CDS encoding arabinan endo-1,5-alpha-L-arabinosidase, with protein MSTSTGDPTTWGARNAHDPTVVRGDDGLWYMFSTDAAAGFDGIPVGAHVRTSPDLVTWSFQGTALGEVPAPAREWSGAAGLWAPEVVRWPTADGSTRWHMYYSASTFGSRTSAIGLATAEHLAGPWTDQGIVVATRHERDGHNAIDAAVTFDRAGRAWMIYGSFFDGIHIVELSLETGERVREEKGALIARRPSNVDGAIEGAFVVYRPEEDRFVLFVSYDSLVDTYSVRVGVADEITGPYRDAAGNDLTDPAAEQAAVVGTKILGGHRFPGGTGFIAPGHNSVFRDGDATFLVHHVRLADAPTQHEAQIRRVHWTGGGWPLVSPHPYAGLDAETLDAPASVSGTWNAVRYAPEEAKLIEAETVHLVAPLVSAGEAVAGELALTAASGDAILDGVVFGAWDPVAQSAVLAFAGIDAAGVVWTGSQQVTS; from the coding sequence ATGAGCACCTCCACCGGCGACCCGACCACGTGGGGCGCGCGCAACGCGCACGACCCCACGGTGGTCCGCGGAGACGACGGTCTCTGGTACATGTTCTCCACGGATGCCGCCGCAGGTTTCGACGGCATCCCGGTGGGTGCCCACGTGCGCACCTCGCCGGATCTGGTGACGTGGTCCTTCCAGGGCACCGCGCTCGGCGAGGTGCCAGCGCCGGCACGGGAGTGGAGCGGAGCCGCAGGACTCTGGGCGCCTGAGGTGGTCCGCTGGCCGACGGCCGACGGTTCGACCCGGTGGCACATGTACTACTCGGCGTCGACGTTCGGGTCGCGGACGTCGGCCATCGGCCTCGCCACGGCGGAGCACCTCGCCGGCCCGTGGACCGATCAGGGCATCGTCGTCGCGACCCGGCACGAGCGCGACGGCCACAACGCCATCGACGCCGCCGTGACCTTCGATCGCGCCGGCCGCGCATGGATGATCTACGGCTCGTTCTTCGACGGCATCCACATCGTCGAGCTGTCGCTCGAGACGGGGGAGCGCGTCCGAGAGGAGAAGGGTGCGCTGATCGCGCGACGCCCGTCGAACGTCGACGGCGCGATCGAAGGCGCCTTCGTCGTGTATCGGCCCGAAGAGGACCGTTTCGTGCTGTTCGTCTCGTACGACTCCCTCGTGGACACGTACAGCGTGCGCGTCGGCGTGGCCGACGAGATCACGGGTCCGTATCGGGATGCGGCGGGCAACGACCTCACCGACCCCGCGGCCGAGCAGGCGGCCGTGGTCGGCACCAAGATTCTCGGCGGCCACCGGTTCCCCGGCGGGACGGGCTTCATCGCCCCAGGCCACAACTCGGTCTTCCGCGACGGCGACGCGACCTTCCTGGTGCACCACGTCCGGCTCGCGGATGCCCCGACGCAGCACGAGGCGCAGATCCGTCGTGTGCACTGGACCGGCGGCGGCTGGCCGCTGGTGTCGCCCCATCCGTACGCGGGGCTCGATGCCGAGACGCTGGATGCCCCGGCATCCGTCTCCGGGACGTGGAACGCCGTGCGCTACGCCCCCGAAGAGGCGAAGCTGATCGAGGCGGAGACCGTGCATCTGGTGGCGCCCCTCGTGAGCGCCGGCGAGGCGGTCGCCGGTGAGCTCGCGCTCACCGCGGCATCCGGTGACGCGATCCTGGACGGCGTCGTGTTCGGCGCCTGGGACCCGGTGGCGCAGAGCGCCGTGCTGGCCTTCGCCGGTATCGACGCGGCCGGCGTCGTCTGGACCGGATCGCAGCAGGTGACGTCATGA
- a CDS encoding carbohydrate ABC transporter permease: MTAPAADFTDTGATRTLLLPKKGKGLFDRSPRPRAIKLSRSDRWLRGISYVWISLFALFCLLPFVLIVSASFSSESAIRADGFGLWPKEFTFAAYELIFQAPRQILGAYAVTVTMTVFGTAIGLFVIAMTGYALYRQDFPFRNQISFFIYFTTLFSAGLAPTFLWVGRDLGLRGTYLAVFLQLLMTPWLIILMKNFMKTVPYEIVESGKIDGAGDFRIFAKLTLPMMKPALATIGLFLALAYWNEWYLSSLYLGSTVEFKPLQYYLYNVINTASALRNSVAGANVSIADLPSNTLKMASAVVATGPILLFYPFVQKYFVSGITVGAVKG, translated from the coding sequence ATGACCGCCCCGGCCGCCGATTTCACCGACACCGGCGCGACGCGGACGCTGCTGCTGCCGAAGAAGGGCAAGGGCCTGTTCGACCGGTCACCGAGGCCGCGCGCGATCAAACTGTCGAGGAGCGATCGCTGGCTGCGCGGGATCTCCTACGTGTGGATCAGCCTGTTCGCGCTGTTCTGCCTGCTGCCGTTCGTCCTGATCGTCTCGGCCTCGTTCTCCAGCGAATCGGCCATCCGCGCCGACGGGTTCGGGCTGTGGCCGAAGGAGTTCACGTTCGCCGCCTACGAGCTGATCTTCCAGGCGCCGCGTCAGATCCTCGGTGCCTACGCGGTCACCGTCACGATGACGGTGTTCGGAACGGCGATCGGCCTGTTCGTGATCGCGATGACCGGTTACGCGCTGTACCGGCAGGACTTCCCCTTCCGGAATCAGATCTCGTTCTTCATCTACTTCACGACGCTGTTCTCCGCTGGGCTGGCGCCGACGTTCCTCTGGGTGGGCCGCGATCTCGGACTGCGCGGCACCTATCTCGCGGTGTTCCTCCAGCTGCTGATGACCCCGTGGCTGATCATCCTCATGAAGAACTTCATGAAGACGGTGCCGTACGAGATCGTCGAGTCGGGCAAGATCGACGGCGCGGGCGACTTCCGTATCTTCGCGAAGCTCACCCTGCCGATGATGAAGCCGGCGCTGGCGACCATCGGACTGTTCCTCGCCCTCGCGTATTGGAACGAGTGGTACCTGTCCTCGCTGTATCTCGGCAGCACCGTCGAGTTCAAACCGCTGCAGTACTACCTGTACAACGTCATCAACACGGCCAGTGCGCTGCGCAACTCGGTCGCCGGCGCCAACGTGAGCATCGCCGATCTGCCCAGCAACACGCTGAAGATGGCGAGCGCCGTGGTGGCCACCGGACCCATCCTCCTGTTCTATCCGTTCGTCCAGAAGTACTTCGTCAGCGGCATCACGGTCGGCGCGGTCAAGGGCTGA